A DNA window from Bacteroides cellulosilyticus contains the following coding sequences:
- a CDS encoding PepSY-like domain-containing protein: MKKLVLLLVCMFTMHTMVMADNDKPIQVNQLPAKAQTFLNTYFKDHKVALAKEESGVFYKSYDVVFTNGEEVEFDKTGEWKEVKCRQSEVPAQIIPEAIRNYVKENYPDTRILQIELDKKEYEIRLSNRLEITFDSKMRVIDIDD; the protein is encoded by the coding sequence ATGAAAAAGTTAGTTTTATTATTAGTATGTATGTTCACGATGCACACAATGGTAATGGCGGATAATGACAAACCGATCCAGGTAAATCAACTCCCTGCAAAGGCTCAAACTTTCCTCAATACCTACTTTAAAGATCATAAAGTGGCATTGGCAAAAGAGGAAAGTGGAGTATTCTATAAAAGCTACGATGTAGTCTTTACCAATGGCGAAGAAGTAGAGTTTGATAAAACAGGAGAATGGAAAGAAGTGAAATGCCGTCAGAGTGAAGTTCCTGCCCAGATTATCCCGGAAGCCATCCGTAATTATGTAAAGGAAAACTATCCGGATACAAGAATCCTGCAGATTGAGCTTGACAAGAAAGAGTATGAAATCAGACTATCCAACCGTTTGGAAATCACGTTCGATTCAAAGATGAGGGTGATTGATATTGATGACTAA
- a CDS encoding HelD family protein: MTFNQTEKQEKKYLQRIIGIINDTIHNTDTSVKEHVETLQEYKDYIWSNKDIDPHEIRSMRESILNHFALGESVIDKRRRLGKILDIPYFGRIDFEEKKNGSSVLPIYIGIHTFYDSQSKTNLIYDWRAPISGMFYDYELGKAVYTSPTGEINGDISLKRQYRIRKGKMEYMIESSLTVHDEILQKELSSNADDKMKNIVTTIQREQNRIIRNEEAHVLIIQGVAGSGKTSIALHRIAYLLYTLKGNISSKDILIISPNKVFGDYISNVLPELGEESVPETSMEQILSGVLENKYKYQNFFEQVTELLEKTSSNFIERIKYKSSFEFISQLDKFILYMENNYFKAAEVKLTRHITIPAEYIEEQFRRFNRYPMRQRSEAMTDYILEMMKVQYYFTVTTSEKNLLKKEIKKMFAGNNDLQIYKEFFVWVGKPELFKLRKNRMLEYADLAPLAYLHLALDGNITSPGVKHLLIDEMQDYSPIQYKVIQKLYPCRKTILGDASQSVNPYGSSTADMIRKAFTIGEIMKLCKSYRSTFEITDFSQRIQTNHELEPIIRHGEPPAILRFEDIKQEILGIFSIISSFKKSGYTSLGIVCKTETQARELSESLRVHTGDIHFLSNQSSAFMKGIIITSSHMAKGLEFDEVIVPYVNDKNYNSVIDKSMLYVAVTRAMHRLTLTYNGRPSEFIPASIR, from the coding sequence ATGACATTCAATCAAACAGAAAAGCAGGAAAAAAAGTACTTGCAACGGATCATCGGCATCATTAACGATACGATTCATAACACCGATACATCAGTCAAAGAACATGTAGAAACCTTACAGGAATACAAAGATTATATCTGGTCAAACAAAGATATCGATCCGCATGAAATCCGATCTATGCGCGAAAGCATCCTCAATCATTTCGCACTGGGTGAAAGCGTAATTGACAAACGCAGACGGTTGGGCAAAATACTGGATATTCCTTATTTCGGACGGATAGATTTCGAGGAAAAGAAAAACGGCAGTAGCGTTTTACCTATTTATATAGGCATACATACGTTCTATGATTCACAAAGTAAGACAAATCTGATATACGATTGGCGGGCTCCCATTTCCGGTATGTTCTACGATTACGAACTGGGGAAAGCGGTTTACACCTCCCCTACCGGTGAAATCAACGGAGATATTTCACTTAAACGCCAATACCGCATCCGTAAAGGAAAAATGGAATATATGATAGAAAGCTCGCTGACTGTACATGATGAAATACTTCAGAAGGAACTCAGCAGTAATGCCGATGATAAAATGAAGAATATTGTCACCACTATCCAGCGGGAACAGAACCGGATCATTCGCAATGAAGAAGCTCACGTGCTCATTATCCAGGGAGTTGCCGGATCGGGCAAGACATCCATTGCCTTACACCGCATCGCCTACCTGCTCTATACGTTGAAAGGAAATATTTCCTCAAAAGATATACTTATTATTTCACCCAATAAAGTTTTCGGTGATTATATCTCGAACGTACTTCCCGAACTTGGCGAAGAAAGTGTGCCCGAAACCAGTATGGAGCAGATTCTTTCGGGAGTTCTTGAAAACAAATACAAATACCAGAACTTCTTTGAACAGGTAACGGAATTACTCGAAAAAACGTCATCGAACTTCATTGAACGAATCAAATACAAATCTTCCTTTGAGTTTATTTCACAGCTTGATAAGTTTATCCTCTATATGGAAAACAACTACTTCAAAGCAGCAGAAGTAAAACTCACCAGGCACATCACAATTCCCGCCGAATATATTGAAGAGCAATTCAGGCGCTTCAACCGTTACCCCATGCGCCAGCGTTCTGAAGCTATGACGGATTATATCCTGGAAATGATGAAGGTGCAATACTACTTTACAGTTACCACTTCAGAGAAAAATCTGTTGAAGAAAGAAATAAAGAAGATGTTTGCAGGTAACAACGATCTTCAGATTTATAAAGAGTTTTTCGTATGGGTAGGTAAACCCGAACTATTCAAATTACGCAAGAACCGGATGTTGGAATACGCAGACCTGGCACCTCTGGCATACCTGCATCTGGCTTTAGACGGAAATATTACTTCACCCGGTGTCAAACATCTTTTGATAGACGAAATGCAGGATTATTCTCCTATCCAGTACAAAGTAATTCAGAAACTTTACCCCTGCCGGAAGACCATTCTCGGAGATGCATCACAATCTGTCAACCCTTACGGTTCGTCAACAGCCGATATGATTCGGAAAGCATTCACTATAGGCGAAATAATGAAACTATGCAAAAGTTACCGCTCTACGTTTGAAATCACGGATTTCTCGCAAAGGATTCAGACTAATCATGAATTAGAACCTATCATACGTCATGGTGAACCTCCTGCAATCCTACGGTTTGAAGATATAAAACAGGAAATACTGGGTATTTTCAGTATAATTTCTTCTTTTAAAAAATCCGGTTATACGTCACTCGGGATAGTATGCAAAACCGAAACACAAGCAAGAGAACTGTCAGAAAGCCTCAGGGTGCATACCGGTGATATCCATTTCCTGTCCAATCAAAGCTCTGCTTTTATGAAAGGGATTATCATTACCTCATCTCACATGGCAAAAGGATTGGAGTTTGACGAAGTAATCGTTCCCTATGTCAACGACAAGAATTACAACTCAGTCATTGATAAAAGTATGCTCTATGTAGCTGTAACAAGGGCTATGCATAGACTGACACTAACCTACAACGGACGACCAAGTGAATTTATTCCTGCCTCCATCAGATAA
- a CDS encoding cupin domain-containing protein: METTKVISENENYTAVNIGSMDELMEHTLVHPVSGRIIEGKAFLKEVTKATGTEISFNSLPPHTDLSYFHVHEQNEETYIILRGAGYFQVDDDCFLISEGSVIRVAPKGIRGMANSSDEAMIYIVIQSRENSLRQYSTADGTRVEHEKKW, from the coding sequence ATGGAAACGACAAAGGTAATATCAGAAAATGAGAATTATACCGCTGTGAATATCGGTAGTATGGACGAACTGATGGAGCATACTCTGGTGCATCCTGTCAGCGGACGCATTATAGAAGGCAAAGCTTTTCTGAAAGAAGTGACAAAAGCAACCGGTACGGAGATTTCTTTCAACAGCCTTCCGCCGCATACTGATTTATCCTATTTTCATGTGCATGAGCAGAACGAGGAAACATACATTATATTAAGAGGTGCAGGTTATTTCCAGGTAGATGATGATTGTTTCCTCATTTCCGAGGGAAGCGTTATCCGTGTGGCGCCTAAAGGCATCAGGGGAATGGCTAACTCTTCAGATGAGGCGATGATATATATTGTAATCCAGTCGCGTGAAAATTCTTTGCGGCAGTACTCTACGGCTGACGGAACGCGGGTGGAACACGAAAAGAAATGGTGA
- a CDS encoding DUF5131 family protein: MAKKSSMWNPWHGCHKFSTGCQHCYVYRTDGKYGKDSSVVTKTEKFDLPLQQKKNKTYKIPSGNMVYTCFTSDFLVEDADEWRPEAWEMMRIRQDLHFLFITKRIDRLSACLPADWGEGYDNVTICCTMENQDRVDYRLPIYKAAPIKHKIIICEPLLSRIDFRGELGTWVEQVVAGGESGREVRVCDYDWVLDIRRQCIDAHVGFWFKQTGSYLMKEGKEFKIARQFQHSQARKAEINYTP, translated from the coding sequence ATAGCTAAAAAATCATCCATGTGGAATCCCTGGCATGGTTGTCATAAGTTCAGCACAGGTTGCCAGCACTGCTATGTCTACCGCACGGATGGTAAATATGGCAAGGATAGTTCCGTTGTGACAAAAACGGAGAAGTTTGACCTGCCTTTGCAGCAGAAAAAGAACAAGACTTATAAGATACCTTCGGGTAATATGGTTTATACTTGTTTCACTTCTGATTTTCTGGTGGAGGATGCCGACGAGTGGCGTCCCGAAGCGTGGGAGATGATGCGGATACGTCAGGACCTTCATTTCCTTTTTATCACGAAACGCATCGACAGACTGAGTGCCTGCCTGCCCGCTGACTGGGGTGAGGGGTATGATAATGTCACCATTTGCTGCACCATGGAGAACCAGGATCGGGTTGACTACCGCCTGCCTATCTATAAGGCTGCTCCCATAAAACATAAGATTATCATCTGCGAGCCTCTTCTCAGCCGGATAGACTTCCGTGGAGAACTGGGCACATGGGTGGAACAGGTTGTAGCCGGGGGAGAATCCGGCAGGGAAGTCCGTGTATGCGATTACGACTGGGTGCTGGATATCCGCCGGCAATGCATTGACGCCCATGTCGGCTTCTGGTTCAAGCAGACAGGATCTTATCTGATGAAAGAAGGCAAGGAGTTCAAAATAGCCCGTCAGTTCCAGCACTCACAGGCACGAAAGGCGGAAATAAATTATACTCCTTGA
- a CDS encoding response regulator transcription factor gives MKSTDTTREEMWAKQHLSAAHIDYAIWERDKQMLHRMSAISRSCTFVVDVYKLRYAFASTNFVDLLGYDSHKIATLERQGDYLESRFHPDDSTQLERLQVELGKFIYSLPIEERNDYCNIYSFRVLNARKQYVRVVSRQQVLEQSRNGKAWLILGNMEIAPNQKESDQVECTVLNLKNGEMFSPALPSPASISLTQRELEILQLIQKGLLSKEIAHNLCISIHTVNIHRQNLLHKLGVQNSIEAINAGLKLGILS, from the coding sequence ATGAAATCAACCGATACCACAAGAGAAGAAATGTGGGCCAAGCAGCATCTATCTGCCGCCCACATCGACTATGCTATATGGGAACGTGACAAGCAGATGCTCCATCGGATGTCTGCAATCAGTCGGAGTTGCACCTTTGTAGTCGATGTCTATAAACTCAGGTATGCGTTTGCTTCTACCAACTTTGTCGATTTGCTGGGGTACGACAGCCATAAGATAGCGACTCTGGAAAGGCAGGGGGATTATCTGGAATCACGCTTTCATCCGGACGACTCTACCCAACTGGAACGGTTGCAGGTTGAGCTGGGTAAGTTTATATACAGTTTGCCCATTGAAGAAAGAAACGATTATTGCAATATTTATAGCTTCCGGGTGCTCAATGCCAGAAAGCAATACGTGCGCGTCGTCAGCCGCCAACAGGTTTTAGAGCAAAGCCGCAACGGGAAAGCCTGGCTCATACTCGGCAATATGGAGATTGCCCCAAATCAGAAGGAATCCGACCAAGTGGAATGCACCGTACTGAATCTTAAAAACGGGGAAATGTTTTCTCCTGCACTACCATCACCTGCGTCTATCAGTCTGACACAGCGTGAACTGGAGATTTTACAGCTTATTCAAAAGGGATTATTAAGTAAAGAAATAGCTCACAATCTCTGCATCAGTATTCATACGGTCAATATTCACCGGCAAAACCTATTGCACAAATTAGGGGTACAGAATTCTATCGAAGCTATCAATGCAGGATTAAAGTTAGGAATACTAAGCTAA
- a CDS encoding phosphoglycerate mutase family protein produces the protein MDILDLARRNQQKARKIIEDTKIIPIWESIGAKVNLVGSLSTGLLMKHLDIDFHIYTSQFSLCDSFQAMVKFTENKSFMKMEHKNLLDTEEACVEWHAWYRDADNALWQIDMIHILEGSRYDGYFEKFAERLSAVLTDETRYAILKLKYDTPESEKIMGIEYYKAVIRDGIRSYEDFMEWRSLHPVTGIMDWMP, from the coding sequence ATGGATATTCTTGATCTTGCCAGACGGAATCAACAGAAAGCCCGGAAAATTATAGAAGACACAAAAATCATCCCTATTTGGGAAAGTATAGGTGCCAAAGTGAATTTAGTAGGTTCTTTGAGTACAGGATTGCTGATGAAGCATCTTGACATTGATTTTCATATTTATACCTCACAATTTAGTCTGTGTGATAGCTTTCAGGCAATGGTGAAGTTTACGGAAAACAAGTCTTTCATGAAGATGGAGCATAAGAATCTGCTGGATACGGAGGAGGCATGTGTGGAGTGGCATGCCTGGTATCGGGATGCAGATAATGCGCTTTGGCAGATAGATATGATCCATATTTTGGAAGGTTCCCGGTATGATGGCTATTTTGAGAAGTTTGCTGAACGGCTTTCCGCTGTTTTGACTGATGAAACAAGGTATGCCATTTTAAAATTGAAATATGATACGCCCGAGTCGGAAAAGATTATGGGAATAGAGTATTATAAGGCTGTTATCCGGGATGGTATACGCAGTTATGAGGACTTTATGGAATGGAGAAGTCTGCATCCGGTTACGGGAATTATGGACTGGATGCCGTAA
- the msrB gene encoding peptide-methionine (R)-S-oxide reductase MsrB — MKQLIFAFVLLISCLACANNRTGQAERRKDMKSTKEIYLAGGCFWGTEHFLKLIEGVEATQVGYANGNIANPTYKQVCTGTTDFAETVKVQYDPVKVDLPFLIDLYFKTIDPTSVNRQGNDRGTQYRTGIYYTDSADLPLIRETVNRLAAAYTRPLAVEIKPLENFYPAEDYHQDYLDKNPGGYCHIHPELFELARKAKMPKKPATVYRKPDDVVLRSQLTAEQYAVTQKNATEPAFHNPYWNEHRPGIYVDVTTGEPLFVSTDKFDSGCGWPSFSKPIDRKLIQEKVDTSHGMVRTEVRSSTGDAHLGHVFTDGPADKGGLRYCINSASLRFIPKDKMQAEGYGDYIDLVK; from the coding sequence ATGAAACAACTGATATTCGCTTTTGTATTGTTAATAAGTTGTCTTGCTTGTGCCAATAACCGGACCGGGCAGGCAGAAAGGAGAAAAGATATGAAGTCAACTAAAGAAATTTATCTGGCAGGAGGGTGCTTTTGGGGAACCGAACATTTCCTGAAACTGATTGAAGGTGTGGAAGCTACGCAAGTGGGCTATGCCAACGGAAATATTGCCAATCCAACCTATAAACAGGTGTGTACCGGCACCACGGATTTTGCAGAAACCGTAAAGGTGCAGTACGATCCGGTAAAAGTGGATCTGCCTTTCCTTATAGACCTCTATTTCAAAACGATAGATCCTACCAGTGTGAACCGTCAGGGAAATGATCGTGGCACCCAGTATCGTACAGGCATCTATTACACCGATTCGGCAGATTTACCGCTCATTCGGGAAACTGTCAACCGTCTGGCTGCGGCTTATACCCGTCCGTTGGCAGTGGAAATTAAGCCTTTGGAAAACTTCTATCCGGCAGAAGACTATCATCAGGATTATCTAGACAAGAATCCTGGAGGTTATTGCCATATCCATCCGGAATTATTCGAACTGGCGCGTAAAGCAAAAATGCCGAAGAAGCCTGCAACTGTTTATCGCAAACCGGATGATGTCGTTTTGCGTTCGCAGCTCACAGCAGAACAATATGCCGTGACTCAAAAGAATGCAACCGAACCGGCTTTTCATAATCCTTATTGGAATGAACATCGCCCTGGCATTTATGTAGATGTGACTACAGGCGAGCCTTTGTTTGTCTCTACCGATAAGTTCGATTCCGGTTGTGGCTGGCCCAGCTTTTCAAAGCCTATCGACCGTAAACTCATTCAGGAGAAAGTGGATACCTCTCACGGTATGGTGCGCACGGAAGTTCGCAGTTCTACGGGTGATGCTCATTTAGGTCATGTTTTTACAGACGGTCCGGCAGATAAAGGCGGTTTGCGCTATTGCATAAACAGTGCTTCTCTGCGGTTCATTCCCAAAGACAAGATGCAGGCGGAAGGATACGGAGATTACATTGATTTAGTGAAGTGA
- a CDS encoding GNAT family N-acetyltransferase, with protein sequence MIEFKNVPLASLRDLREQYLASLRYPQELHCEWLVAKGTCVSIETGVERVGYFVCSEEGQLVEFYLLDKMFARKEEIFGRMLGEFQIKNAFCKSFDDLFMTCCHTFCRFCKIGGILFRFFTDEIVMPLPAGVTVRKAKEIDVPLLLTHDSDLYESPEELNYTVSNRMILMYEKDGALVGCGYLIRVLPDKDIFDVGMWVNPAFRRQGYAVMIISHLKKTCLKAGYVPVAGCAADNVASRRTLERCGFMTKHCAVVFEF encoded by the coding sequence ATGATTGAATTTAAAAATGTACCGTTGGCATCACTCCGTGATTTGCGGGAGCAATATTTAGCTTCTTTGCGTTATCCGCAAGAGTTACATTGCGAGTGGCTTGTTGCGAAAGGGACTTGTGTCAGTATTGAAACGGGTGTAGAAAGGGTGGGATATTTTGTCTGTTCGGAAGAAGGACAATTGGTTGAATTCTATCTACTCGACAAGATGTTTGCCCGAAAAGAAGAAATCTTCGGACGAATGTTGGGAGAGTTTCAGATTAAAAATGCTTTCTGTAAGTCCTTCGATGATTTGTTTATGACTTGTTGCCATACATTCTGCCGGTTCTGTAAAATAGGCGGTATTTTGTTCCGCTTCTTCACTGACGAAATTGTGATGCCTTTGCCGGCTGGCGTAACCGTTCGTAAAGCAAAAGAAATTGATGTTCCGTTGCTGCTGACTCATGACAGTGATTTGTACGAATCTCCCGAAGAGTTGAATTATACCGTTTCAAACCGTATGATACTGATGTATGAGAAGGATGGAGCACTCGTTGGCTGTGGTTATCTTATCCGAGTACTTCCTGATAAGGACATTTTTGATGTAGGTATGTGGGTGAATCCAGCATTTCGCAGGCAAGGATATGCCGTGATGATTATTTCTCATCTGAAAAAGACGTGCTTGAAGGCTGGATATGTGCCTGTTGCCGGTTGTGCTGCCGATAATGTGGCTTCACGCAGGACGTTAGAACGGTGCGGGTTTATGACGAAACATTGTGCTGTTGTATTTGAGTTTTGA
- a CDS encoding caspase family protein, with the protein MKNFLVLTIILMLGACGRVAAQDAAAASKRANQQYVLFESERDKGTNVTGMYSYLLDSYENFMKVVEAPDNGQYLSGAKNRLRAMYPYLLNGAVYYSEQKQPSKALDFAAAYIEMPRLKIFQSELLPKDNRYASVVYYAAVSAYNLQKYSQALKYFQEYLSTGTDTQQKDCYVYMNMIYQSQKNYSEQERVLEEAIAKYPVSLDFLYNLVNVHIATNNMPKLLSAIDRILEVDPNNDKVLPIKARILERQGKNQEALDIYKRLYALHPDSFELLTGLARVNFNVATEIVNNGATIANDTEYALVRQRASGYLLDAKDLFLKILEKEPSSKMYMQGLAGVYQYMDMKSEYEVLMKIITDGASYTSFPSRLLAYNEALKKTEGVAQQQESAPVPVEPAMLVIHVDSFIDGNNNKVIDAGESFAVQFSVENKGQGDAYNIRLRLSEQQGYDEYFDGPRELDGGNIPAGTSKQYTFRYLVKKEMPSALAKINIYAFEANGFDADPSELIVNTQEYAMPRLRVADHQFFASEGSSITLGKNGKLTLALQNFGSKTARNVKLNFKLPNNVFTTDVPEMTIDSIAPGDVATLDYGFLVNKRFDGDSIAVMVSVSEDSRSSYLSEAYKVKVGEYLTASSTIKIDGAVRKAVDLKNVSLGLNTELLQDIPVGAVNRHRYALIIGNEDYSITGANAEINVPYAVNDAMVFREYCVRTFGVPDGQLKVVPNATAGMMHEQLDWLVNMASTDPEAELIFYYSGHGNNDEATKEPYLLPVDITGKNIRLGISLADLYKRLATYPIKGAYVFLDACFSGGYKSAAPLLAQKGVRVVPKVGLPQGHTLSFSSSSGDQTSSVYHDKKQGYYTYFLVKCIKDAKGDLTMKELFEKTNAEVKKATALIGKMQEPQYMVSPTWSDWADVKLKTPATMN; encoded by the coding sequence ATGAAGAATTTTTTAGTACTGACAATCATTTTAATGTTGGGAGCATGTGGGAGAGTAGCGGCACAGGATGCTGCAGCTGCCTCTAAGCGTGCTAACCAGCAATATGTGCTTTTTGAAAGTGAGCGCGATAAAGGAACGAACGTGACGGGTATGTATAGCTATCTGCTGGACAGTTACGAGAATTTCATGAAAGTAGTGGAAGCACCGGATAACGGTCAGTATTTGAGTGGCGCCAAGAATCGTTTGCGTGCGATGTATCCTTATCTGTTGAATGGTGCAGTGTATTATTCCGAACAGAAACAACCCTCTAAGGCACTGGATTTTGCAGCGGCTTATATTGAGATGCCACGGCTGAAGATTTTTCAGAGCGAATTGCTTCCCAAAGATAACCGCTATGCTTCTGTAGTATATTATGCGGCGGTATCTGCCTACAATCTCCAAAAGTATTCGCAGGCGTTGAAGTATTTCCAGGAGTATTTAAGCACGGGAACGGATACACAGCAGAAAGACTGCTATGTATATATGAATATGATTTACCAGTCGCAGAAGAATTATTCGGAACAGGAACGTGTCCTGGAGGAAGCCATAGCCAAGTATCCTGTTTCGCTTGATTTCCTTTATAATCTGGTGAATGTGCATATTGCCACGAACAATATGCCGAAGTTACTGTCGGCCATCGACCGTATTCTTGAAGTTGATCCCAATAATGATAAGGTATTGCCCATCAAGGCACGTATTTTGGAACGCCAGGGAAAGAATCAGGAAGCGCTCGATATCTACAAGCGTTTGTATGCTCTCCATCCCGATAGTTTTGAGTTGCTTACCGGATTGGCGCGTGTTAATTTCAATGTAGCTACGGAAATTGTGAATAACGGTGCTACCATTGCCAATGATACCGAATATGCGTTGGTACGTCAGCGTGCTTCCGGTTATCTGCTGGATGCTAAAGACCTGTTCCTGAAAATTCTGGAAAAAGAACCTTCCTCCAAAATGTATATGCAGGGGTTGGCAGGCGTATATCAGTATATGGATATGAAATCTGAGTATGAGGTCTTGATGAAAATTATTACTGACGGTGCTTCATATACTTCTTTCCCCTCCCGTTTGCTGGCTTATAATGAGGCATTGAAGAAGACTGAGGGGGTGGCGCAACAGCAGGAATCTGCTCCTGTACCGGTGGAACCGGCTATGTTGGTCATCCATGTGGATAGTTTTATTGATGGCAATAATAATAAGGTAATAGATGCCGGTGAAAGTTTTGCAGTTCAATTTTCAGTTGAGAATAAGGGACAGGGGGATGCTTATAATATCCGCCTCCGTCTTTCCGAACAACAGGGATATGATGAATATTTCGACGGTCCCCGTGAGTTGGATGGCGGTAATATTCCCGCAGGAACATCGAAGCAATACACTTTCCGTTATTTGGTAAAGAAAGAAATGCCGTCAGCACTGGCCAAGATTAATATCTATGCATTCGAAGCGAATGGTTTTGATGCTGATCCGTCGGAATTGATTGTTAATACACAGGAATATGCTATGCCGCGCCTGCGTGTGGCGGATCATCAGTTCTTTGCTTCCGAAGGTTCTTCTATCACTTTAGGTAAGAATGGTAAGCTGACGCTTGCTTTGCAGAATTTCGGTTCGAAGACAGCACGTAATGTGAAATTGAACTTCAAGTTGCCGAATAATGTGTTTACAACTGATGTACCTGAAATGACGATTGATAGTATTGCTCCGGGTGATGTAGCAACACTGGATTATGGTTTCCTTGTGAACAAGCGTTTTGATGGTGATTCAATTGCTGTGATGGTAAGCGTGAGTGAAGATTCCCGTTCTTCTTATCTGAGTGAAGCCTATAAGGTGAAGGTGGGTGAATACTTAACGGCATCCAGCACAATCAAGATTGACGGAGCTGTCCGTAAGGCGGTTGATCTTAAGAATGTTAGTTTAGGGCTCAATACTGAGTTGCTGCAAGATATTCCTGTGGGTGCTGTGAATCGTCACCGTTATGCATTGATCATTGGTAACGAAGATTATAGCATCACTGGTGCCAATGCAGAGATAAATGTGCCTTATGCCGTGAATGATGCTATGGTATTCCGTGAATATTGTGTACGTACATTTGGTGTACCTGATGGACAACTGAAAGTTGTTCCGAATGCTACGGCTGGTATGATGCACGAACAGCTTGACTGGTTGGTGAATATGGCAAGTACTGATCCTGAAGCGGAATTGATATTCTATTATTCCGGTCATGGTAATAATGATGAGGCTACGAAAGAACCTTATTTGCTGCCGGTAGATATTACGGGTAAGAACATTCGTCTGGGTATTTCTCTGGCGGATTTATATAAGCGTCTGGCAACCTATCCTATCAAGGGAGCTTATGTTTTCCTGGATGCTTGCTTTAGTGGTGGTTACAAGAGTGCTGCTCCGTTGCTGGCCCAAAAAGGGGTACGTGTAGTACCGAAGGTGGGTTTGCCGCAGGGACATACCTTGAGTTTCTCATCCAGTAGCGGTGACCAGACTTCCAGTGTTTATCATGATAAGAAGCAGGGATATTATACTTACTTCCTGGTTAAATGTATCAAGGATGCAAAGGGAGATTTAACCATGAAAGAACTGTTTGAAAAGACCAATGCAGAGGTGAAGAAAGCTACTGCTTTGATTGGCAAGATGCAGGAACCTCAGTATATGGTTTCTCCTACATGGTCTGATTGGGCGGATGTGAAGCTGAAGACACCGGCGACAATGAATTAG